The Brevibacillus humidisoli DNA segment CAACTGTCGTTCCATCGATACCTTGTCCGAAGTTCCGGTTACGTTTTTCCCCGGCTTCTCCAAAGTCTCGACGAGTTGTGCGCTTACCGGATCGGTAACGGTACTAAAGACGATCGGTACATCTGTAATCGCTTTGGCCACAGCCTGAGCGGATGGTGTGGCAATGGCCACGACCAGATCTTTCTTGTCACCGGAAAATTTCTGGGCAATCGAGACTGTGTTGGCTACCTCGGCGTGTGCGTTTTGGTAGTCCACCTCCAGGTTTTTCCCTTCCTCATATCCTGCCTCGGCCAAACCATCCAGGATTCCTTTGCGGACAGAATCAAGCGCAGGATGTTCCACAAACTGCGTTAACCCCAGTTGGATGACTTGGTCACTGTCAGCAGTGGCAGGCGGCTGATCAGCCGGAGCGCCGGACGGTTCAGTTGCCTGGGAGCCGCACGCCGCCAGCGAGAGCATCGATACCGCAAGCAACACCGAAGCCAATCCCTTTCTCAGTCTCTCTCTACTCAGCTTGTCTCTTCTCATCTTGTTTTCCTCCTCTAATCTCATAAAACGTTGCAAAACTATTTTCATATTATAGCATATTTTATGACTTGTGCTACCATCATCATCGCCCCGGTTAACATCTGGCGATCTCCTGGCGCTGTGATACGTTTAGTGGTTCGGTCTGACAAAAGAAAGTCCCCCGTCGGGACGGGGGTAAAATAAGGACATGATGGGGTAACTGCCATTTTATTTCCCATCGTTTTACTTTTTCAAACCTGTTTTTTCTCTGTGGATTCTAATCCGACTGCTCAATTCCAATGTTTTTGTCCCCGGACATACGCGGTACGTCAGGCTTGCCATCGCTGCTGTCATAGAGGTATTGCGGCACTTCGCCAATGATCAGGGAATGGGTGATCGGAATTTTGGTGGTGACTGTTTTCTCATCGGTAGCAAACGGGATGACGATCCGCAGATCTACTTCAACAAATATGTACACAGTAGCCAGGACCATGTTGATGCCCGCTTCGTCCAACTCGGTCTCCAACCGGGTCTTCACGGAGCCGATCGGCACAAACGTCACCGGCAAGCGTGGGCCCATCTGTGCGAGAAAGCTGCTTCCCGTCGCCAAGCCAAGTGGAATATCGCGCCCCACATTTGTGTCTTCAAACTCTTTGAGCCTGTTCTGGATGCGTGAGGTAGTCTCGCCCACAATCCGGGAGTACTCTTTAAAATTGAATTCATAGGCCTGGATCTTTCCCTCATTGTCTTTCTCTATCTTGACGATCTCATTGAAGTCAACACCTGTCTGGGCAATCCGCTTGGTCACGGCATCAGAGATTGCCTGTTTGGCGAGCTGTTCCGCTTTTTGCGAAGCGAGAATCAACAGCGTCGGTTCGATCCTGTTTTCAACGACTACCAGCATCTGGATTGTCAGTGCCAAAAACAAGACAAGTGCGATAAAGAAAGCTTTTGTCTTCGTCAATGGCCTGCGAATACGTCGACGTGCCCGAAACACTGCCACTGCCGCCACCTCCTACTTAGTACATCGTATGCGGCAAGGACAAAAATACGCCTGCCCCTAAAAGGCATGGCATGCTCACTCACTCGATTCTCGCGTGCAGATTGATACGGAGAGCAGGTTAAAACGCCTGCGAGAAAAAACGTGTGGCCGAAACAACGATGAAAAAACTGCGGCACTGGCCGCAGCTTTTTCTCCGCTATGCTCTGCTATGAAGTGATGTCAGGCAGTATGCATTTCTGTTCGATAGGCGATGACAAGACCAGCAGCGTTGTCGCTCTTCCGTACGCTTCTGCTTCATCGATGAATTGCTCCAAGGAGCGGGCCGAACATGTTACGACTTTGGTCAGATGGCTGTACGGCCCGGCAACACGATGACACTCAACCACATCGGGATGCTGCCCGCAGAAAGTAGAAAATCCGTTTTGTGAACGAATGTCAAACAACAGGTAGGCGGTGAGTTGTTTGTTTAGCTTCTCCGCGGTCACCGTAGCACGGTACCCGGTAATCACTCCGCGCTCCTCCAATTTTCGCACTCTTTCGGCAGTCGCCGGCGAGGTCAGACCGACCGCCTTGCCTAGCTCGGTCATGGAGACTCGTGCGTTTTGTTGGAGATGCATTAAAATTTTGCGATCAATTTCGTCCACGTCCCATTCACCTTTCCTTAGCGTCATGTTTTGGTGGTATCAAGTTACGACAATTGCTGCCACATCGTGTTGTTGGATGGATTCGAGATGATGTCAGGGCAAAGGGATTGGCAATTGGTTCCGGTGACTTCCGTCTTTTGCACTAGTCTCGAACAGATACAGGACAAGCGTCGTATTCGGTTCCGCTTTTTTCACCTGGAAAGTGATCTCAAATTCTCCCCATTCCGGTGCGCCATGATCCGCCTGAACATGTCCCTTCAGCAGTTCGTTATGCCCATCCTCTACGACGTAATCGACTACCCCTTCAAATACTCGTGCTTTTCCTGTTACGGTATACGAATCATCGCTGCCTTTTGTTACAACTACTCCTTGAAAGCTTTCATTCTGATACGTCTCACTCTCTCCCGCCTGTTTATCGTCCTCTTGCCCTGACGATCCCTCTCCGGACTCCTCTGCTTGATCAGTGGAAGGTGCCGCCTCTGTATCCTGTTGTTGACTGGTATCCTCTTGGTCGGATGGACTGCCGCTCTGATCGGCGTGATCGCCAACCACATCACCTGGTGTCTCTGTGGGAGTCGGATTCGGCGACGATGACGGCTCAGACGAACTGCACCCTTGCGCCAGCAACAGGCAGGCGGACATGATCAAGATGATAGGTTTTCTCATGATGGTAAACTCCTCCCATGAACGGTATTTCTCACACTTTACCCCGTATGTTATGACGAACATGTTATGCTGGACGTTACATGATTCAGGTAAATTTTTCCTCATCTTCTCCATTCTTTATCCTTCTCGCATAGGTAGTCTTTCCAAACAAAAAAGTGGAATCGGGTCGTTGCCCGATTCCACAATTCAGAGCTTGTTTCGTTCTTTCTTCTCCCATTGGATGAGTCACATATACGCCGCTGCCAGCCAGCCCCAGTAAGGGCGGAACGGTCTACCTTAACGGGAACGGATTTCCTGCCGCATGAACAGCACATAGGAAAGCCCGAAACAGACCATTGTTGCCGCTATCAACCCGATCGTGTGCGGCCAAATCAACAGCAAGCTCTGTCCCAACGGCAGCGGACTGGGAATGGCGCCATAGATCTGCTCCATCGTCAGCGGCCCCAAACTGCGGACAGACGGTGTGAGCATGGTCGTTGTCGCTTCCGTAAACAGCTGGCTTGGCGATAATCTCAGCAAGTATCCGACAAACTGTTGGTGGCTGAGCAGGCTGCCTGCATCGATCGCCTGCTTGGGAAAAGTAGCGGTCGCGATCAGCTTGACGATCATGGTAAAGAAGACGCTGAAGAAAATCCAGACCGCAATGCTGGCCAGAGCCGATGTAGCCGGCTGGCGGAATCTGACGGAAAACAAAATGGACAGGTTCAGCCAAAATCCGACGTAGCAGATGCTAAGCAGCAGAAAAACGATGATCCGCCAGAACTCTTCCGGTGTGGGCGGAATCCCGATCATCATCAGGCCCAACCCCATGACCAGAAAGCCCAACGCAAAAAACATGACGCTGATCACCAGCAGGGCTGCGACAAACTTGGCGTTTAACACGTAGTCGCGATGGATTGGCTGGGAGAGCACCCGACTCAACGTCCCTTTGTTTCGTTCCGAGTTGACCGCATCGAAGCCGAGGCCGATCCCCAATAACGGACCCAAAAAGCCAATGAAGGTCACGAACGACGGCAGCGTCCCGTCCGA contains these protein-coding regions:
- a CDS encoding ABC transporter substrate-binding protein, with product MRRDKLSRERLRKGLASVLLAVSMLSLAACGSQATEPSGAPADQPPATADSDQVIQLGLTQFVEHPALDSVRKGILDGLAEAGYEEGKNLEVDYQNAHAEVANTVSIAQKFSGDKKDLVVAIATPSAQAVAKAITDVPIVFSTVTDPVSAQLVETLEKPGKNVTGTSDKVSMERQLDLIQQFVPELKQLGVVYTTSEVNAQVQVEELEKAAKEKGIELVKSGISNSSEVQVGTQVILDKVQAILIPVDNTVVSSVEGVLIAAQKANVPVFASDVDTVKRGAVATHGINYYEMGVQTAQMAARILDGAQAAETPVEVSKETDLYINETAAKTFGLTIPDELKQSAAEIVK
- the yunB gene encoding sporulation protein YunB, giving the protein MAVFRARRRIRRPLTKTKAFFIALVLFLALTIQMLVVVENRIEPTLLILASQKAEQLAKQAISDAVTKRIAQTGVDFNEIVKIEKDNEGKIQAYEFNFKEYSRIVGETTSRIQNRLKEFEDTNVGRDIPLGLATGSSFLAQMGPRLPVTFVPIGSVKTRLETELDEAGINMVLATVYIFVEVDLRIVIPFATDEKTVTTKIPITHSLIIGEVPQYLYDSSDGKPDVPRMSGDKNIGIEQSD
- a CDS encoding Lrp/AsnC family transcriptional regulator; amino-acid sequence: MDEIDRKILMHLQQNARVSMTELGKAVGLTSPATAERVRKLEERGVITGYRATVTAEKLNKQLTAYLLFDIRSQNGFSTFCGQHPDVVECHRVAGPYSHLTKVVTCSARSLEQFIDEAEAYGRATTLLVLSSPIEQKCILPDITS
- a CDS encoding Gmad2 immunoglobulin-like domain-containing protein — protein: MRKPIILIMSACLLLAQGCSSSEPSSSPNPTPTETPGDVVGDHADQSGSPSDQEDTSQQQDTEAAPSTDQAEESGEGSSGQEDDKQAGESETYQNESFQGVVVTKGSDDSYTVTGKARVFEGVVDYVVEDGHNELLKGHVQADHGAPEWGEFEITFQVKKAEPNTTLVLYLFETSAKDGSHRNQLPIPLP
- a CDS encoding ABC transporter permease; the protein is MVGWFDRPAAAVKRGDGKERHPFWVIVQKEVADHAHSWRFNILLLLVLLTCFGSLYTAMMSIRDAVPSDDSLKSFLFLKLFTVSDGTLPSFVTFIGFLGPLLGIGLGFDAVNSERNKGTLSRVLSQPIHRDYVLNAKFVAALLVISVMFFALGFLVMGLGLMMIGIPPTPEEFWRIIVFLLLSICYVGFWLNLSILFSVRFRQPATSALASIAVWIFFSVFFTMIVKLIATATFPKQAIDAGSLLSHQQFVGYLLRLSPSQLFTEATTTMLTPSVRSLGPLTMEQIYGAIPSPLPLGQSLLLIWPHTIGLIAATMVCFGLSYVLFMRQEIRSR